A genomic window from Hypomesus transpacificus isolate Combined female chromosome 15, fHypTra1, whole genome shotgun sequence includes:
- the dhx40 gene encoding probable ATP-dependent RNA helicase DHX40, which produces MSNRTRWDSKKELNESKNLPIYQHKSKLIQAVKDNSFLVVTGETGSGKTTQLPQYLYQAGFCRDGKIGITQPRRVAAITVAQRVSQEMQCSLGKEVGYQVRFDDCTSQDTVVKYMTDGCMLREILANPCMSQYSVVILDEAHERSLNTDILLGLLRKTLSHPDKASRGRSIPLKVVVMSATLETEKLSDFLGQCPVFTIPGRTFPVTSKFGCAIGPKDSESSVYVKEVVKVALDIHTSEMAGDILVFLTGQSEIEKACDILYEKAESINYRYDVQDRTVEGLLILPLYGSMPTDQQRQIFQPPPLGIRKCVVATNIAATSLTINGIKYIVDSGFVKQLNHNSRVGMDILEVVPISKSEAEQRAGRAGRTSAGKCFRIYNKEFWDKCMLDYTVPEIQRTSLTAVILTLKCLGVHDVIRFPFLDRPEERFILEALKQLFQCDAIDRRGKVTRLGELMVEFPLPPGLTRALLKAASLGCQDLLLPVAAMLSVENIFIRPGHPEKQKEADKKHRRLAAKAGSCNDFTLLLSVFEKCKSSENPSAWCKDNWIHWRALKSSFSIETQLKEILLRLQQKTDFPMETFDGNKSELFRRCLCTGYFTNVARRSVGKVFCTMDGHGSMVHIHPASSLFDQEEMLDWIIFHDVLVTSRIYVRTVCPIRYDWVKDLLPKLHEVDVYELSSVAREEVTEEEVAKWETKEAAKRHIEGSVEDTLKKLERRNDEGSVSDARARYLQRKQERQQGKAP; this is translated from the exons GATTTTGTAGGGATGGTAAAATTGGCATAACTCAGCCGCGGAGAGTGGCAGCCATAACTGTGGCACAGAGGGTGTCCCAAGAGATGCAGTGCAGTCTGGGTAAAGAAGTGGGATACCAGGTGCGCTTTGACGACTGCACATCACAG GACACGGTGGTGAAGTACATGACGGATGGCTGTATGCTGAGGGAGATTTTGGCAAATCCCTGTATGTCGCAGTACAGCGTGGTTATACTGGATGAAGCCCACGAGAGGAGTCTGAACACA GACATATTACTAGGTCTCTTGAGGAAGACCCTCTCCCACCCTGACAAGGCATCCAGAGGACGCTCCATCCCCTTGAAGGTTGTAGTTATGTCTGCcaccctggagacagagaagCTGTCTGACTTCCTGGGTCAGTGTCCTGTCTTCACCATACCTGGCCGGACCTTCCCTGTCACCTCCAAGTTTGGTTGTGCCATTGGACCGAAAGACTCTGAGAGCTCTGTCTATGTGAAAGAG GTTGTAAAGGTGGCACTAGATATACACACCAGTGAGATGGCTGGGGATATCCTTGTGTTTTTGACAG GGCAGTCTGAGATTGAGAAGGCCTGTGACATACTGTATGAGAAGGCGGAGTCTATAAATTACCGTTACGATGTGCAGGACCGCACAGTGGAGGGCCTGCTCATCCTACCACTTTATGGATCCATGCCTACTG ATCAACAAAGACAGATATTCCAGCCTCCCCCACTGGGTATTAGAAAGTGTGTGGTGGCCACCAACATTGCAGCAACGTCTCTCACCATCAATGGAATAAA GTACATTGTTGACAGTGGGTTTGTTAAACAACTCAATCACAACTCCAGGGTTGGCATGGATATTTTGGAAGTTGTGCCAATTTCTAA GAGTGAAGCTGaacagagagcaggaagagccGGGAGGACCTCTGCCGGGAAATGCTTCCGGATCTACAATAAGGAATTCTGGGACAAGTGCATGCTGGACTACACAGTTCCAGAGATCCAAAGGACCAGTCTTACAGCTGTCATCCTCACTCTCAAATGCCTGGGAGTCCATGATGTCATTAG GTTCCCTTTCTTGGACCGTCCAGAGGAGAGGTTTATCCTGGAGGCCCTGAAACAGCTTTTCCAGTGTGATGCAATTGACAG GAGAGGTAAGGTGACTCGGTTGGGGGAGTTGATGGTTGAgttccccctgcccccaggtTTAACCCGTGCCTTGCTAAAAGCAGCCTCTCTTGGCTGCCAGGACCTCTTACTTCCTGTGGCCGCCATGTTGTCTGTAGAGAACATCTTCATCCGGCCAG GTCACCCAGAGAAGCAGAAGGAGGCTGATAAAAAGCATAGAAGGCTTGCAGCCAAGGCAGGCAGCTGTAACGATTTCACCCTGCTACTCAGTGTATTTGAGAAGTGTAAATCCAG TGAAAACCCCTCAGCCTGGTGCAAAGATAACTGGATCCACTGGAGGGCGCTCAAGTCGTCCTTCAGTATAGAGACCCAGCTCAAGGAGATCCTGCTCCGACTCCAACAG AAAACCGATTTCCCCATGGAGACGTTTGATGGTAATAAGAGTGAGCTCTTCAGGCGATGCCTCTGCACTGGTTATTTCACCAATGTTGCCAGAAG ATCTGTTGGGAAGGTCTTCTGCACCATGGATGGTCATGGATCCATGGTCCACATTCATCCTGCATCATCT CTCTTTGACCAAGAGGAGATGCTCGACTGGATCATCTTCCATGATGTTTTGGTCACTTCGCGAATCTACGTTAGAACGGTGTGCCCCATCCGCTATGATTGGGTGAAAGACCTGCTGCCCAAACTGCACGAGGTTGATGTGTACGAGCTGAGCAGTGTTGCCAGAGAGGAGGTgactgaggaggaggtggccaAATGGGAGACCAAAGAAGCTGCTAAAAGACACATTG AGGGGTCTGTGGAGGATACCTTGAAAAAACTGGAGAGGCGTAATGATGAGGGCTCTGTAAGCGACGCTCGTGCACGGTACCTGCAGCGGAAACAAGAACGCCAGCAAGGCAAGGCACCATGA
- the akt2 gene encoding RAC-beta serine/threonine-protein kinase, whose amino-acid sequence MNEITVVREGWLHKRGEYIKTWRPRYFILKSDGSFIGYKEKPEVSDHSLPPLNNFSVAECQLMKTERPRPNTFVIRCLQWTTVIERTFHVDSNEEREEWMRVIQAVANGLKTREEEEPMDIKFGFPSDSSGMEEMEVAISKSRSKVTMSDFDYLKLLGKGTFGKVILVKEKATGMYYAMKILRKEVIIAKDEVAHTVTESRVLQNTRHPFLTTLKYAFQTHDRLCFVMEYANGGELFFHLSRDRVFTEDRARFYGAEIVSALEYLHSRDVVYRDLKLENLMLDKDGHIKITDFGLCKEGITDGATMKTFCGTPEYLAPEVLEDNDYGRAVDWWGLGVVMYEMMCGRLPFYNQDHERLFELILMEEIRFPKNLAPEAKALLAGLLKKDPKQRLGGGPDDAKDVMTHKFFTSINWQDVVERKLVPPFKPQVTSETDTRYFDDEFTAQTITVTPPDKYDSLDAEDSDQRTHFPQFSYSASIRE is encoded by the exons atgaatgaaatCACTGTGGTGAGAGAGGGCTGGCTCCATAAGAGAG GAGAGTACATTAAGACATGGAGGCCTCGGTACTTCATCCTGAAGAGCGACGGGTCATTCATTGGCTACAAAGAGAAGCCTGAGGTGTCCGACCACAGCTTGCCACCCCTCAACAACTTCTCTGTCGCAG AGTGCCAGCTGATGAAGACGGAGCGGCCCAGGCCCAACACATTTGTCATCCGCTGCCTCCAGTGGACCACAGTGATTGAGAGGACCTTCCATGTGGACAGTAATGAGGAGAG GGAAGAATGGATGCGGGTGATCCAGGCGGTGGCAAATGGACTAAAGAcacgggaggaggaggagccaatGGATATCAAGTTTGGTTTCCCAAGTGACAGCAGCGgcatggaggagatggaggttgCCATTTCCAAGTCTCGTTCCAAAGTG ACCATGAGTGACTTTGACTACCTGAAGCTGCTGGGTAAGGGGACCTTTGGCAAAGTTATTCTAGTCAAGGAGAAGGCCACAGGGATGTACTACGCCATGAAGATCCTCCGCAAGGAAGTCATAATAGCCAAG GATGAGGTAGctcacacagtcacagagaGCAGAGTTCTACAGAACACCAGACATCCCTTCCTGACA ACACTGAAATATGCTTTCCAAACACATGACCGGCTCTGCTTTGTGATGGAGTATGCAAACGGAGGAgag CTGTTTTTCCACTTATCCCGGGACCGTGTGTTCACAGAAGACAGGGCACGCTTCTATGGAGCAGAGATTGTGTCAGCCCTGGAGTACTTGCACTCACGAGACGTGGTCTACAGGGATCTCAAG ctggaaaatctaatgCTGGATAAAGACGGACACATAAAGATCACAGATTTTGGACTTTGTAAAGAGGGCATCACGGACGGTGCCACGATGAAGACTTTCTGTGGAACACCAGAGTACTTGGCCCCTGAG GTCCTAGAAGACAATGACTATGGTCGAGCAGTGGACTGGTGGGGTCTAGGTGTGGTTATGTACGAGATGATGTGCGGTCGCCTGCCTTTTTACAACCAGGACCATGAGCGATTGTTTGAGCTCATCCTCATGGAAGAGATCCGCTTCCCTAAAAACCTGGCCCCAGAGGCCAAGGCTCTGCTGGCAGGCTTGCTGAAGAAGGACCCCAAGCAGAG GCTTGGAGGTGGGCCAGACGATGCCAAAGACGTGATGACCCACAAATTCTTCACCTCAATCAACTGGCAAGACGTGGTTGAACGGAAG CTGGTTCCTCCTTTCAAGCCCCAGGTGACGTCAGAGACGGACACGCGCTACTTTGATGATGAGTTCACAGCACAGACCATCACTGTAACACCGCCAGACAAGT ATGACAGCTTAGATGCAGAAGACTCGGACCAGCGCACGCACTTCCCTCAATTCTCTTACTCAGCCAGCATACGggagtga